A window of Halostella salina contains these coding sequences:
- a CDS encoding LSM domain-containing protein, translating into MSERPLDVLEASVGQDVTVRLKDGEEYAGRLAGYDQHMNLVLDDGEDTTIIRGDNVVSIIP; encoded by the coding sequence ATGAGCGAACGTCCGCTTGACGTGCTCGAAGCGTCCGTGGGACAGGATGTCACCGTGCGACTGAAGGACGGCGAGGAGTACGCGGGCCGGCTCGCGGGCTACGACCAGCATATGAACCTCGTGCTGGACGACGGCGAAGACACAACGATTATACGCGGCGATAACGTCGTGTCGATCATCCCATGA
- a CDS encoding DUF7503 family protein produces the protein MSDNSSLKAYLADHPRMIGALFTLVLIASQAGTAAANGAQAVSGP, from the coding sequence ATGTCTGATAACAGTTCACTCAAGGCATACCTCGCAGACCACCCGCGGATGATCGGCGCGCTGTTCACGCTGGTCCTGATCGCGTCGCAGGCCGGAACGGCCGCCGCGAACGGCGCACAGGCGGTCTCGGGGCCGTAG
- a CDS encoding M20/M25/M40 family metallo-hydrolase has translation MDDDERAFLDDLLAAPTPSGYEAPGQRVWLDRVEPAADELRTDDYGNAVAVSDGSGPAVAVAGHADQIGLLVREIDDDGHLHVGPVRSVDRTVTRGQGVTVHADDGTVPGVVGQTAIHVREEVDDDASVAEQHVDIGAADGDAARERVAVGDPVTVDGAVTDLQGSRIAGPGMDNRVGMWIAAEAFRRAADADATVYAVSTVQEEIGRKGAGMVGFDLDPDAVIAADVTHALDYPAAPGEKGSDVALGEGPVVTRGSTNHPVLADALRSVAAEDGVDAQVQAAPTHTLTDADTFATSRSGVPSVYLGLPNRYMHTPVEVVDTDDLTAAADLFAGFARSADRYAPFAVDI, from the coding sequence ATGGACGACGACGAACGGGCGTTCCTCGACGACTTGCTCGCCGCACCGACGCCCTCGGGGTACGAGGCCCCGGGTCAACGCGTCTGGCTCGACCGCGTCGAACCGGCCGCCGACGAGTTGCGGACGGACGACTACGGCAACGCGGTCGCGGTCAGCGACGGAAGCGGCCCGGCCGTCGCCGTCGCGGGCCACGCCGACCAGATCGGGCTGCTGGTCCGCGAGATCGACGACGACGGCCACCTCCACGTCGGTCCGGTCAGGAGCGTCGACCGGACCGTGACGCGGGGGCAGGGGGTGACGGTCCACGCGGACGACGGCACGGTCCCGGGCGTCGTCGGCCAGACCGCGATCCACGTCCGCGAGGAGGTCGACGACGACGCCAGCGTGGCCGAACAGCACGTCGATATCGGTGCCGCGGACGGCGACGCCGCCCGCGAGCGCGTCGCCGTGGGCGACCCCGTCACGGTCGACGGCGCGGTGACGGACCTGCAGGGGTCGCGGATCGCCGGACCGGGGATGGACAACCGCGTGGGGATGTGGATCGCGGCCGAGGCGTTCCGGCGGGCCGCGGACGCCGACGCGACGGTGTACGCGGTCAGCACCGTCCAGGAAGAGATCGGCCGCAAGGGCGCAGGGATGGTCGGTTTCGACCTCGATCCGGACGCGGTCATCGCGGCGGACGTGACCCACGCCCTCGACTACCCCGCCGCGCCCGGCGAAAAGGGCAGCGACGTGGCGCTCGGCGAGGGGCCGGTCGTCACCCGGGGGAGCACGAACCACCCCGTGCTGGCGGACGCGCTCCGCTCGGTCGCGGCCGAGGACGGCGTCGACGCACAGGTGCAGGCCGCGCCGACGCACACGCTGACCGACGCGGACACCTTCGCCACGTCGCGAAGCGGCGTCCCGTCGGTGTATCTCGGCCTGCCGAACCGCTACATGCACACGCCGGTCGAGGTGGTCGACACCGACGACCTGACCGCGGCCGCGGACCTGTTCGCCGGATTCGCCCGGTCGGCCGACCGGTACGCGCCGTTTGCCGTGGATATCTGA
- a CDS encoding DUF420 domain-containing protein — protein sequence MESRVRQHVPAVTGVLTAVSLALVFGTALGMVPGDALPRAPDGLLNAIPHINALLSAAAIATILGGVRAIRRGNVDRHRALMVASFALFAAFLGLYLYRIAIEGPKPFPGPDGVYTYVYLPILAVHILLAVVTIPFVYYALLLAWTRSVRELRESVHARVGRVAASLWLVSFALGEVVYAMLYVVY from the coding sequence ATGGAAAGCCGCGTCAGGCAACACGTTCCGGCGGTAACTGGCGTTCTCACTGCCGTCTCGCTCGCGCTGGTGTTCGGGACGGCTCTCGGGATGGTGCCGGGCGACGCCCTTCCCCGCGCTCCCGACGGTCTCCTGAACGCGATCCCGCATATCAACGCCCTCCTCAGTGCGGCCGCCATCGCGACGATCCTCGGCGGCGTGCGGGCGATCCGACGGGGGAACGTGGACCGCCACCGCGCGCTGATGGTCGCCTCGTTCGCCCTGTTCGCGGCGTTTCTCGGCCTCTATCTGTATCGGATCGCCATCGAGGGGCCGAAACCCTTCCCCGGCCCGGACGGCGTCTACACGTACGTCTACCTGCCGATACTGGCGGTCCACATCCTGCTCGCGGTCGTCACCATCCCGTTCGTCTACTACGCGCTTTTGCTGGCGTGGACGCGGTCGGTCCGGGAGCTTCGCGAGAGCGTCCACGCGCGGGTCGGCCGCGTGGCGGCGTCGCTGTGGCTCGTCTCCTTCGCGCTCGGCGAGGTGGTGTACGCGATGCTGTACGTCGTCTACTGA
- the purF gene encoding amidophosphoribosyltransferase, translating into MTEKCGVVGISLADRDAARPLYYSLYALQHRGQESAGIVTHDGFQQHSHVEMGLVGDAFSEDDIAGLSGATGIGHVRYPTAGSVDASCAQPFSVSFKSGSLGLSHNGNLVNADEIREELAGQGHAFTSDGDTEVIAHDLARNLLEEDLVRAVKRTMGRIHGSYSLTITHDDTVLGVRDPQGNRPLCIGELEDGYILASESAAVDTLDGELVRDVKPGELVVLHEDGSGFDTYQLVEQEHTAHCFFEHVYFARPDSVIDGKRVYEVRRDLGRKLWAESGIDSDVVMPVPDSGRAFASGYAEAANEDDEAVEFAEGLMKNRYVGRTFIMPTQDERERAVRLKLNPIKSTIEGKTVTIIDDSIVRGTTSTQLVKLLKDVGAEAVHVRIGAPPIVAPCYMGIDMASREELIASDKSVDGIADEIDADSLAYLSTEAVADVLETPQSDLCLGCVTGEYPYDIDGEATDREVGRPSVPADD; encoded by the coding sequence ATGACCGAGAAGTGTGGCGTCGTCGGGATCTCGCTTGCCGACCGCGACGCCGCGCGCCCGCTGTACTACTCCCTGTACGCCCTCCAGCACCGCGGCCAGGAGTCGGCGGGCATCGTCACCCACGACGGGTTCCAGCAGCACAGCCACGTCGAGATGGGGCTGGTCGGCGACGCCTTCTCCGAGGACGACATCGCGGGACTGAGCGGCGCAACGGGGATCGGACACGTCCGGTACCCGACCGCCGGCAGCGTCGACGCCTCCTGCGCCCAGCCCTTCTCGGTCTCGTTCAAGAGCGGGTCGCTCGGCCTGAGCCACAACGGCAACCTCGTCAACGCCGACGAGATCCGCGAGGAACTCGCCGGCCAGGGCCACGCCTTCACCTCCGACGGCGACACGGAGGTGATCGCCCACGACCTCGCGCGTAACCTGCTGGAAGAGGACCTGGTCCGCGCCGTCAAGCGAACGATGGGTCGGATCCACGGCTCCTACTCGCTGACGATCACCCACGACGACACCGTCCTCGGCGTGCGGGACCCGCAGGGCAACCGGCCGCTCTGCATCGGCGAACTGGAGGACGGCTACATCCTCGCCAGCGAGAGCGCCGCGGTCGACACGCTGGACGGCGAACTCGTCCGTGACGTGAAACCGGGCGAACTCGTCGTCCTGCACGAGGACGGCTCGGGCTTCGACACGTACCAGCTGGTCGAACAGGAGCACACCGCCCACTGCTTTTTCGAACACGTCTACTTCGCACGGCCGGACAGCGTCATCGACGGCAAGCGCGTCTACGAGGTGCGACGCGACCTCGGCCGGAAGCTCTGGGCGGAGAGCGGCATCGACAGCGACGTGGTGATGCCCGTCCCCGACTCCGGCCGCGCGTTCGCCTCGGGCTACGCCGAGGCCGCGAACGAGGACGACGAGGCCGTCGAGTTCGCGGAGGGGCTGATGAAGAACCGCTACGTCGGGCGCACGTTCATCATGCCGACACAGGACGAGCGCGAGCGGGCGGTCCGCCTGAAGCTGAACCCCATCAAGAGCACCATCGAGGGCAAGACCGTCACGATCATCGACGATTCGATCGTCCGGGGAACCACATCGACACAGCTCGTCAAGCTACTCAAGGACGTGGGAGCCGAGGCGGTCCACGTCCGCATCGGCGCGCCGCCGATCGTCGCCCCCTGCTACATGGGGATCGACATGGCCTCGCGCGAGGAACTGATCGCCAGCGACAAGAGCGTCGACGGGATCGCAGACGAGATCGACGCCGATAGCCTCGCCTACCTCTCGACGGAGGCCGTCGCCGACGTGCTGGAGACCCCCCAGTCGGACCTCTGTCTGGGCTGTGTCACCGGCGAGTACCCCTACGACATCGACGGCGAGGCGACCGACCGGGAGGTCGGCCGTCCGAGCGTCCCCGCCGACGACTGA
- a CDS encoding class I SAM-dependent methyltransferase — MTDRHAVREGYDELAETYAAERSDDETLGTSLVEDLLADLPTEARLLDAGCGGGEPVLARAGERAVGLDFSGKQLELAAANVPVAPLVQGDMTALPFRDDAFDAVTAIHSLIHVPLDDHQRVIGEFARVLRLGGRLLVSEGHGRWQGRNPGWLDSGAAMEWDIAGAEATREQLRAAGFQLRDQWAVADTLADEDARKPFFLAELCGR; from the coding sequence ATGACCGACAGGCACGCCGTCCGCGAGGGGTACGACGAACTCGCGGAGACGTACGCCGCCGAGCGCTCGGACGACGAGACGCTCGGCACGTCGCTCGTCGAGGACCTGCTCGCCGACCTCCCGACCGAGGCACGACTCCTCGACGCCGGCTGCGGCGGCGGGGAGCCGGTGCTGGCCCGCGCCGGCGAGCGCGCGGTCGGCCTCGACTTCTCCGGGAAACAGCTCGAACTGGCGGCGGCGAACGTCCCGGTCGCACCGCTCGTACAGGGCGACATGACGGCGCTCCCGTTCCGGGACGACGCGTTCGACGCCGTCACCGCCATCCACTCGCTGATCCACGTCCCGCTCGACGACCATCAGCGGGTGATCGGTGAGTTCGCCCGCGTGCTGCGGCTCGGCGGCCGGCTGCTCGTCTCGGAGGGCCACGGGCGCTGGCAGGGCCGGAACCCGGGCTGGCTGGACTCCGGCGCGGCGATGGAGTGGGACATCGCGGGAGCCGAGGCGACGCGCGAACAGCTCCGCGCCGCGGGGTTCCAACTCCGCGACCAGTGGGCCGTCGCCGACACGCTCGCCGACGAGGACGCCCGGAAGCCCTTCTTCCTCGCGGAGCTGTGCGGGCGGTGA
- a CDS encoding YqjF family protein, with product MASLGSMQWRDLLFAHYPVAPDWLRPHLPDAATLDTYDGQAWLGVVALTMTDVRPSFAPFGRTFPQVNLRTYVTIDGDPGVYFLSMDADERLGVTAARRTLGVPYYLADASVRRRGAEVTFESERVQAGEPDARFRATYEPDGPLEPVEDGSFGSYAVDRYRLYLPGRGGIYTAVLDHDPWRLRTAVADIGENTLFSAAGVGRPSAAPQLHVAPAYDATIGDPDRIPANVEPVDEPFRI from the coding sequence ATGGCTTCGCTCGGTTCCATGCAGTGGCGGGACCTGCTGTTCGCCCACTATCCGGTCGCGCCCGACTGGCTCCGGCCGCACCTGCCGGACGCCGCGACGCTCGACACGTACGACGGGCAGGCGTGGCTCGGCGTCGTCGCGCTGACGATGACCGACGTGCGCCCCTCGTTCGCGCCGTTCGGGCGGACGTTCCCGCAGGTGAACCTCCGGACGTACGTCACGATAGACGGCGACCCCGGCGTCTACTTCCTCAGCATGGACGCCGACGAGCGACTCGGGGTCACCGCCGCCCGGCGGACGCTCGGCGTGCCGTACTACCTCGCGGACGCGTCGGTCCGGCGACGCGGTGCCGAGGTCACGTTCGAGAGCGAGCGCGTGCAGGCCGGCGAACCCGACGCCCGCTTCCGCGCGACGTACGAGCCCGACGGCCCGCTCGAACCGGTCGAAGACGGCTCGTTCGGGTCGTACGCGGTCGACCGCTATCGGCTCTACCTCCCCGGCAGGGGCGGCATCTACACGGCCGTCCTCGACCACGACCCGTGGCGGCTGCGGACCGCAGTTGCCGATATCGGGGAGAACACGCTGTTCTCGGCAGCGGGCGTCGGCCGGCCGTCGGCGGCCCCGCAGCTTCACGTCGCGCCCGCATACGACGCGACGATCGGTGACCCGGACCGGATCCCCGCGAACGTCGAGCCGGTGGACGAGCCGTTTCGGATCTGA
- a CDS encoding threonine ammonia-lyase produces MPPEYDPVESPDETTVFPYHDLTPPTTADVYRARPVVDRHLPRTPLVRSEPLSAEFDADVYLKREDTLPTGAFKVRGGVTLAAGLADEFRDPGLIAASTGNHGQSVAYAGREFDVPVTVVVPEDANHSKVTAMERLGATVRHHGDDFDAARERAETLAAEEGYRYVHSANEPSLVAGVGTAGLEVVEDLPDVDYLFCPVGGGSSAAGYCLTVGELTDATVVGAQSEAAPAMYRAWDEGHLRPSDEMGTFAEGIATSVPFALTADLLRERLDDFRLVSEDALRAGVRDLLVEDTVVMEGACAASVAAMRQFGDDLGGETVVLPVSGRNLDVEKLRAVLAE; encoded by the coding sequence ATGCCGCCCGAATACGACCCCGTGGAGTCGCCCGACGAGACCACCGTGTTCCCGTACCACGACCTGACGCCGCCGACCACCGCCGACGTGTACCGCGCCCGGCCGGTCGTCGACCGCCACCTTCCCCGGACGCCGCTGGTCCGGAGCGAGCCGCTGTCGGCCGAGTTCGACGCTGACGTCTACCTCAAGCGCGAGGACACGCTCCCGACCGGCGCGTTCAAAGTTCGGGGCGGGGTCACGCTCGCCGCCGGGCTGGCCGACGAGTTCCGCGACCCCGGCCTGATCGCCGCCAGCACCGGAAACCACGGCCAGTCCGTCGCCTACGCCGGCCGCGAGTTCGACGTCCCCGTCACCGTCGTCGTGCCCGAGGACGCGAACCACTCGAAGGTGACCGCGATGGAGCGGCTGGGCGCGACGGTGCGGCACCACGGCGACGACTTCGACGCCGCCCGCGAGCGCGCCGAGACGCTGGCGGCCGAGGAGGGGTACCGGTACGTCCACTCGGCGAACGAGCCGTCCCTCGTCGCGGGCGTCGGCACCGCCGGCCTCGAAGTCGTCGAGGACCTGCCGGACGTCGACTACCTCTTCTGTCCCGTCGGCGGCGGCTCGAGCGCCGCGGGCTACTGTCTCACCGTCGGCGAACTCACCGATGCGACGGTCGTCGGCGCGCAGTCCGAGGCCGCGCCGGCGATGTACCGCGCCTGGGACGAGGGCCACCTCCGGCCGTCCGACGAGATGGGGACGTTCGCGGAAGGCATCGCCACGAGCGTCCCGTTCGCGCTCACCGCCGACCTGCTCCGGGAGCGCCTGGACGACTTCCGCCTCGTGAGCGAGGACGCCCTCCGGGCCGGCGTCAGGGACCTGCTCGTCGAGGACACGGTCGTGATGGAGGGCGCGTGTGCCGCCAGCGTCGCCGCGATGCGCCAGTTCGGGGACGACCTCGGGGGCGAGACCGTCGTTCTGCCGGTTTCGGGGCGGAACCTCGACGTGGAGAAACTGCGGGCCGTGCTCGCCGAGTGA
- a CDS encoding nuclear transport factor 2 family protein: MTAADTVREYYESLRRGEPLYPYFVEDPGTAKFGISESLIGYDDVAEALREQSRTTDEWTVDSRRLSVAERDGYAWFSDAVDLAWTDTSADRRRAYPTRWSGTLERHDDEWLFATLHVSTPDEALAAAGD; this comes from the coding sequence ATGACCGCCGCCGACACGGTGCGCGAGTACTACGAGTCGCTCCGTCGCGGGGAGCCGCTGTACCCGTATTTCGTCGAGGACCCGGGGACGGCGAAGTTCGGGATCTCGGAGTCGCTCATCGGCTACGACGACGTGGCCGAGGCGCTCCGGGAGCAGAGCCGGACCACCGACGAGTGGACCGTCGACTCCCGCCGGCTGAGCGTCGCCGAGCGCGACGGGTACGCCTGGTTCAGCGACGCGGTCGACCTCGCGTGGACCGACACGTCGGCGGACCGCCGGCGCGCCTATCCGACGCGCTGGAGCGGCACGCTCGAACGACACGACGACGAGTGGCTGTTCGCCACGCTCCACGTCAGCACGCCCGACGAGGCGCTGGCGGCTGCCGGTGACTGA
- a CDS encoding zinc-dependent metalloprotease: MNLYRSVRAVTGASGDGPIDWDAVAEAAKASTDAGSLDLSPGERDGYADDVRDARTRVRKVSGLDFDVPRAVEVQHRHHWIDANVETFARLMEPLEDEVGGVFPGAARVVNTGSMSFMLGFLARNVLGQYDPLLLADDPSDHALYFVRPNIVRTADALDTEYPRFRRWIAFHEVTHAAEFGAAPWLSDHLEERMERGIGAVTEGSLDREAFRELDAAMTVVEGYAELLMDHAFDDEYADLRRKLDERRQGRGPLARLVRRALGLGLKRRQYERGKAFFETVADERGVAAAGAVWDRPENLPSDAEIDAPRDWIRRVDP; this comes from the coding sequence ATGAACCTCTACCGAAGCGTCCGGGCCGTCACCGGTGCGTCCGGCGACGGACCGATCGACTGGGACGCGGTCGCCGAGGCGGCGAAGGCGTCGACCGACGCCGGTTCGCTGGACCTCTCGCCGGGCGAGCGCGACGGCTACGCCGACGACGTACGCGACGCCCGCACCCGGGTGCGGAAGGTGTCTGGTCTCGACTTCGACGTGCCCCGCGCCGTCGAGGTCCAGCACCGCCACCACTGGATCGACGCGAACGTCGAGACGTTTGCCCGGCTGATGGAGCCGCTGGAGGACGAGGTCGGCGGCGTGTTCCCCGGCGCGGCTCGCGTCGTCAACACCGGCTCGATGAGCTTCATGCTCGGCTTCCTCGCGCGGAACGTGCTCGGTCAGTACGACCCGCTGCTGCTCGCGGACGACCCGTCCGACCACGCGCTGTACTTCGTCCGGCCGAACATCGTCCGCACGGCCGACGCGCTGGACACCGAGTACCCGCGCTTCCGGCGCTGGATCGCGTTCCACGAGGTGACCCACGCCGCCGAGTTCGGCGCGGCCCCGTGGCTGTCTGACCATCTTGAGGAGCGCATGGAGCGTGGCATCGGCGCGGTCACGGAGGGCTCGCTCGACCGGGAGGCGTTCCGCGAACTCGACGCCGCGATGACCGTCGTCGAGGGGTACGCCGAACTGCTGATGGACCACGCGTTCGACGACGAGTACGCCGACCTCCGGCGGAAACTCGACGAGCGCCGGCAGGGTCGGGGACCGCTTGCCCGCCTCGTCCGCCGCGCGCTCGGTCTCGGCCTGAAGCGCCGCCAGTACGAGCGCGGCAAGGCCTTCTTCGAGACGGTCGCCGACGAGCGCGGCGTCGCCGCCGCCGGCGCTGTGTGGGACCGCCCCGAGAACCTCCCGAGCGACGCCGAGATCGACGCGCCCCGCGACTGGATCCGCCGGGTCGACCCCTGA
- a CDS encoding AAA domain-containing protein, with the protein MKIRGTAAGAAEVRTVSTQYGESELAEVPVRLAEGADPVPVTLWGKWTETADLVEPGMELLVTDAEADDYDGGYATTGDSYVVLEPDFLVDVTDVRSWVQCPRMYYLNKLSGVPLAYPVVKGTIVHEVFGDLLRGRDIEESIADRVEEAGLELGLLGRTREEVADEVRQNAAAIEGWLNQGVLTDGDQWRSEQTLISETFGIKGRADAIRRGMPVELKTGKNTKREPRFHDKIQAACYALVLQERGVPVDTGTLLYTKNSALDRGEATGDLSPAKEFSVGDGLLKFVVRTRNEIAAMEHDASVPTGYEADATCEYCFEQDTCQVVSGRLDQESKAGQIGRAIPDEEQAYFDRFYRAIEDERRETHREYAKLWEQSAAERADDDRALIGLEPTDRRQLDGGRWELRAERTDDAVSKIREGDVVLASDGDPVSGHAELARVERLDEDVVVTADEPVDLRRLDVYPSELSADRMLTALHDGLLKGDERRKDVLFGRVDPEFRDVDGTFVDNNEAQDEAVRKSVAAEDFALVHGPPGTGKTYTIARTVRELVERGDRVLLSAFTNRAVDNALEAVRDQGTEDVLRVGTESGVREDMQDVRLAERGDPGERVRELRDAPLVAATTATCGSRVMREQSFDVAVVDEAAQLTEPETLAAINLADRFVLVGDHEQLPPVVRAENDLTESLFERLIDASPEAGVLLDRQYRMAQRIQAYASREFYDGALRPANGEVAGQRLADLAGVDVDALPAHLRDPVTMLDVPGDASAHTDAVEAERVAETVESFVDAGVDPSDVGVIAPFRAQVAEVSRRVGDSVTVDTVDRFQGSAKEVIVVSFVASGDLDSPIFEDYRRVNVALTRAKRSLVLVGDADALATDDTYRRMVEWAQA; encoded by the coding sequence GTGAAAATTCGGGGAACCGCGGCGGGTGCGGCCGAGGTCCGGACCGTCTCGACGCAGTACGGCGAGAGCGAACTGGCGGAGGTGCCCGTCCGGCTCGCGGAGGGGGCCGACCCCGTGCCGGTGACGCTGTGGGGGAAGTGGACGGAGACGGCCGACCTCGTGGAGCCGGGAATGGAGCTACTCGTCACGGACGCCGAGGCGGACGACTACGACGGCGGCTACGCCACGACCGGCGATTCCTACGTCGTCCTCGAACCGGACTTCCTCGTCGACGTGACCGACGTGCGCTCGTGGGTGCAGTGCCCGCGGATGTACTACCTGAACAAGCTCTCGGGCGTCCCACTGGCCTACCCCGTAGTGAAGGGGACCATCGTCCACGAGGTGTTCGGCGACCTCCTGCGGGGCCGCGACATCGAGGAGTCCATCGCGGACCGCGTCGAGGAGGCCGGCCTCGAACTCGGCCTGCTCGGGCGGACGCGCGAGGAAGTCGCGGACGAGGTGCGGCAGAACGCGGCGGCCATCGAGGGCTGGCTGAACCAGGGCGTGCTCACCGATGGGGACCAGTGGCGCAGCGAGCAGACGCTGATCAGCGAGACGTTCGGCATCAAGGGCCGGGCCGACGCGATCCGGCGCGGGATGCCGGTCGAACTGAAGACCGGGAAGAACACGAAGCGCGAGCCGCGCTTCCACGACAAGATACAGGCGGCCTGCTACGCGCTTGTCCTGCAGGAGCGCGGCGTGCCCGTCGACACCGGGACGCTGCTGTACACCAAGAACTCCGCGCTGGACCGCGGAGAGGCGACGGGCGACCTCTCGCCGGCCAAGGAGTTCTCGGTCGGCGACGGCCTGCTGAAGTTCGTCGTCCGGACGCGCAACGAGATCGCGGCGATGGAACACGACGCGAGCGTCCCGACCGGCTACGAGGCCGACGCGACCTGCGAGTACTGCTTCGAGCAGGACACCTGTCAGGTCGTCTCGGGCCGGCTCGACCAAGAGTCCAAAGCCGGGCAGATCGGCCGGGCGATCCCCGACGAAGAGCAGGCGTACTTCGACCGCTTCTACCGCGCCATCGAGGACGAGCGCCGCGAGACCCACCGCGAGTACGCGAAGCTGTGGGAGCAGAGCGCCGCCGAGCGCGCCGACGACGACCGGGCGCTCATCGGGCTGGAGCCGACCGACCGCCGGCAACTGGATGGCGGGCGGTGGGAGCTGCGCGCCGAGCGGACCGACGACGCGGTGTCGAAGATCCGCGAGGGCGACGTGGTGCTCGCCAGCGACGGCGACCCCGTCTCGGGCCACGCCGAACTCGCCCGGGTCGAGCGGCTGGACGAGGACGTCGTCGTCACGGCCGACGAGCCGGTCGACCTCCGGCGGCTGGACGTGTACCCCTCCGAACTGTCCGCCGACCGGATGCTCACCGCGCTGCACGACGGCCTGCTGAAGGGCGACGAGCGACGGAAGGACGTGCTCTTCGGCCGCGTCGATCCCGAGTTCCGCGACGTGGACGGGACGTTCGTCGACAACAACGAGGCGCAGGACGAGGCGGTCCGGAAGTCCGTCGCCGCCGAGGACTTCGCGCTGGTCCACGGCCCGCCCGGCACCGGGAAGACGTACACCATCGCCCGGACCGTCCGGGAACTGGTCGAGCGCGGCGACCGCGTCCTGCTGTCGGCGTTCACGAACCGCGCCGTGGACAACGCGCTGGAGGCAGTGCGGGATCAGGGAACGGAGGACGTCCTCCGCGTCGGCACCGAGTCCGGCGTCCGCGAGGACATGCAGGACGTGCGCTTAGCGGAGCGCGGCGACCCCGGCGAGCGCGTCCGGGAACTCCGCGACGCGCCGCTCGTGGCGGCGACGACGGCCACCTGCGGCTCGCGGGTCATGCGCGAGCAGTCGTTCGACGTGGCGGTCGTCGACGAGGCCGCACAGCTCACCGAGCCAGAGACGCTGGCGGCGATCAACCTCGCCGACCGGTTCGTGCTCGTCGGCGACCACGAGCAGTTGCCGCCCGTGGTCAGAGCCGAAAACGACCTCACGGAGTCGCTGTTCGAGCGCCTCATCGACGCCAGCCCCGAGGCGGGCGTCCTGCTCGACCGCCAGTACCGGATGGCCCAGCGCATCCAGGCGTACGCCTCCCGGGAGTTCTACGACGGCGCGCTCCGCCCCGCGAATGGCGAGGTGGCGGGGCAGCGCCTCGCGGATCTGGCTGGCGTCGACGTGGACGCGCTCCCGGCCCACCTGCGCGACCCCGTGACCATGCTGGACGTGCCGGGCGACGCGTCGGCCCACACCGACGCCGTCGAGGCCGAGCGCGTCGCCGAGACGGTCGAGTCGTTCGTCGACGCTGGCGTTGACCCGTCGGACGTGGGCGTCATCGCGCCGTTCCGCGCGCAGGTCGCCGAGGTATCTCGCCGGGTCGGCGACTCGGTGACTGTCGACACGGTCGACCGCTTCCAGGGCTCCGCGAAGGAGGTCATCGTCGTCTCCTTCGTCGCCAGCGGCGACCTCGACAGCCCGATCTTCGAGGACTACCGCCGGGTGAACGTGGCGCTGACGCGGGCGAAGCGCTCGCTCGTGCTGGTCGGCGACGCCGACGCGCTGGCGACCGACGACACCTACCGACGGATGGTCGAGTGGGCGCAAGCCTGA
- a CDS encoding 50S ribosomal protein L37e, translated as MTGAGTPSQGKKNTTTHVKCRRCGEKSYHVKKKECSSCGFGKSAKRRDYEWQSKAGE; from the coding sequence ATGACTGGCGCAGGTACCCCGAGCCAGGGCAAGAAAAACACCACGACCCACGTGAAGTGTCGTCGGTGTGGCGAGAAGTCGTATCACGTCAAAAAGAAGGAGTGCTCGTCGTGCGGCTTCGGCAAGTCGGCGAAGCGGCGCGACTACGAGTGGCAGTCGAAGGCCGGCGAGTAG